From a region of the Corallococcus coralloides DSM 2259 genome:
- a CDS encoding DUF4153 domain-containing protein, with amino-acid sequence MNPSVPLSPLPPSPAPSVTAPDRSVLPWVRAPRRMLAASLALGVLAEVLLERARWGLGFPLLVAALVGALASLGGREGWQRARPNAWLLAPLGLVSVFVAVRDSSWLLALNAMTAAVLLMMLSHFWAAGRVERLGLADYILVFFGSAAQSLLYPPVLVRDSVDVRGLKTHSRLLGALSRGLLLALPVLFVFGVLLQSADGIFSSTVQRMLSFDLDLDRLMWRGMGVAFGASVAAGVLGHALRRRATKELGDAEVASATPRLGLIEALTLIFAVNALFFVFAAFQVAYLFVGDASSPAAGYTFAEYARRGFFELVVVASLTLALVMALTRWTRRETRMAQTVFRAGTSLMVVLTLIILASAMRRLSLYEDAFGYTLLRVHTHVFMVALGAVLAWRAVTLWWKPERFAVGAFATALGSVLVLNFLNPEAFIVRHNLERYARTGSLDTEMFYDLSADAVPGLVLADSTLQETDRWRLGTVLKEHQERLSQGDSVPEWNVSRFLARRALLRSGAWSAPGPDGGN; translated from the coding sequence ATGAACCCGTCCGTTCCCCTGTCCCCGCTTCCTCCTTCTCCCGCTCCCTCCGTCACGGCTCCGGACCGGTCGGTGCTGCCCTGGGTGCGCGCCCCGCGCCGGATGCTGGCGGCGTCGCTGGCCCTGGGAGTGCTCGCGGAGGTCCTGCTCGAAAGGGCCCGTTGGGGCCTGGGCTTCCCGTTGCTGGTGGCGGCCCTGGTGGGCGCGCTCGCGTCGCTGGGCGGACGTGAAGGCTGGCAGCGCGCGCGGCCCAATGCGTGGCTGCTGGCGCCGCTGGGCCTGGTCAGTGTCTTCGTGGCGGTGCGGGACAGCTCGTGGCTGCTGGCGCTCAACGCGATGACCGCGGCCGTGCTCCTGATGATGCTCTCGCACTTCTGGGCCGCGGGCCGCGTGGAGCGGCTGGGGCTCGCCGACTACATCCTCGTCTTCTTCGGCTCCGCCGCGCAGAGCCTGCTCTACCCGCCGGTGCTCGTCCGGGACAGCGTGGACGTGCGCGGGCTCAAGACCCACTCGCGCCTGCTGGGGGCGCTGTCGCGAGGCCTGCTGCTGGCGCTGCCGGTGCTGTTCGTGTTCGGGGTGCTGTTGCAATCCGCGGACGGCATCTTCTCCTCCACCGTGCAGCGGATGCTGTCGTTCGACCTGGACCTGGATCGGCTGATGTGGCGCGGCATGGGCGTGGCGTTCGGCGCGAGCGTCGCCGCGGGCGTGCTGGGCCATGCGCTGCGCCGCCGCGCCACGAAGGAGCTGGGGGACGCGGAGGTGGCGTCGGCCACGCCGCGCCTGGGGCTCATCGAAGCGCTCACGCTCATCTTCGCCGTGAACGCGCTGTTCTTCGTCTTCGCGGCCTTCCAGGTGGCGTACCTGTTCGTCGGCGACGCGTCGTCGCCCGCTGCCGGCTACACCTTCGCGGAGTACGCGCGGCGCGGCTTCTTCGAGCTGGTGGTCGTCGCCTCGCTGACGCTGGCGCTGGTGATGGCCCTGACGCGCTGGACCCGGCGCGAGACGCGCATGGCGCAGACCGTCTTTCGCGCGGGCACGTCGTTGATGGTGGTGCTGACGCTGATCATCCTCGCGTCGGCGATGCGGCGCCTGTCGCTGTACGAGGACGCGTTCGGCTACACGCTGCTGCGCGTGCACACGCACGTCTTCATGGTGGCGCTGGGCGCGGTGCTGGCCTGGCGCGCGGTGACGCTGTGGTGGAAGCCGGAGCGCTTCGCGGTGGGCGCCTTCGCCACGGCCCTGGGCTCGGTGCTGGTGCTCAACTTCCTCAACCCGGAGGCCTTCATCGTCCGCCACAACCTGGAGCGGTACGCGCGCACCGGATCGTTGGACACAGAGATGTTCTATGACCTGTCCGCGGACGCCGTGCCCGGGCTGGTCCTGGCGGACTCCACCCTCCAGGAGACGGACCGCTGGCGTCTGGGGACCGTCCTGAAGGAGCACCAGGAGCGGCTGTCCCAGGGGGACTCGGTGCCGGAGTGGAATGTCTCCCGCTTCCTTGCTCGCCGTGCGCTGCTGCGGTCAGGAGCCTGGAGCGCGCCCGGGCCTGATGGGGGAAATTGA
- a CDS encoding endonuclease/exonuclease/phosphatase family protein, whose product MSPLPRLPFRFRPRSTLALWGLVLAFAGCDGRSPQTQSVPDAGACVQGNCPQPDSGSPVDPSGTRVRIAAFNVHRLFDTVCDTGACGGSNYEELPTEAEFEAQVTQLGRAITALNADIVMLEEVETQNSLDGLLKKVPQFPQSHLGETYTKASVDVAVLSRHAITEVRSHRNLYIYRPDGSATRFSRDLLEVHVDVDGTRVIVFAAHFRSKVDDDPGRRMAEANASRDIVLASAREFPDAMIVLGGDLNDIPGSEPINALDQALLRVAKDRPDNETWTYFYSGRGQAIDHLYLAPNGGGVYVPGSFRVAREPTGGYGGSDHGAVYADFALTPR is encoded by the coding sequence ATGTCACCCCTGCCGCGGCTCCCCTTCCGCTTCCGTCCCCGCTCGACCCTGGCCCTGTGGGGCCTGGTGCTCGCCTTCGCGGGCTGTGACGGCCGGTCTCCTCAAACCCAGTCGGTTCCGGATGCCGGCGCCTGCGTCCAGGGCAACTGCCCCCAGCCCGACAGCGGCTCGCCGGTGGATCCGTCCGGCACCCGCGTGCGCATCGCGGCGTTCAACGTGCACCGCCTCTTCGACACCGTCTGCGACACGGGCGCCTGCGGCGGCTCCAACTACGAGGAGCTGCCCACCGAGGCGGAGTTCGAGGCGCAGGTGACCCAGCTCGGCCGGGCCATCACCGCGCTCAACGCGGACATCGTGATGCTGGAAGAGGTCGAGACGCAGAACTCGCTGGATGGACTGTTGAAGAAGGTCCCGCAGTTCCCCCAATCGCACCTCGGGGAGACGTACACCAAGGCCTCCGTGGACGTGGCGGTCCTCTCCCGCCACGCCATCACGGAAGTGCGCAGCCACCGCAACCTCTACATCTACAGGCCGGATGGTTCCGCCACCCGCTTCTCCCGCGACCTGCTCGAGGTCCACGTGGACGTGGACGGCACGCGGGTCATCGTCTTCGCGGCGCACTTCCGCTCCAAGGTGGACGACGATCCGGGCCGCCGCATGGCGGAGGCCAATGCCTCGCGGGACATCGTCCTCGCCTCGGCGAGGGAGTTCCCTGACGCGATGATCGTGCTCGGCGGAGACCTCAACGACATCCCCGGCTCGGAGCCCATCAACGCCCTGGACCAGGCCCTGCTGCGCGTCGCGAAGGACCGGCCGGACAACGAGACCTGGACATACTTCTATTCCGGCAGGGGTCAGGCCATCGACCACCTCTACCTCGCGCCCAACGGGGGCGGCGTCTATGTGCCGGGCTCCTTCCGTGTGGCCCGCGAGCCCACCGGCGGCTACGGCGGCTCCGACCACGGCGCGGTGTACGCGGACTTCGCGCTCACCCCTCGCTGA
- a CDS encoding GNAT family N-acetyltransferase has product MIEVRTFEGDASEASWFLNRVWQSTYGKTAPIPVWDKRFCDWRLFRDGQAPRDYLLAAYEGKTLVGTLFAEPAKLRLGRLEVDGSYGLRATVTNSHRGQGIGAKLAHELLRRHQDRAARLTLGFTTTEPRPPGFWRRTWNTRLFGGLGLWMYAFDARALARWSFTDNERRLFTLAHPFLRHRFREADTQGIRPYQPADLGHCTALVHDMLRPVTLGYTYSTEQLAAQLQYRDVPRTFVLEQDGEVRGLVSSHSLLMTGVGELTAEVVDLMAFHASVSTEDRQRLLQVAMQDMERRGVAFAGMLRGPGTSACLLLRAGWVPLPRRAKVTCLMPTCDLDLPADPCVFTHLR; this is encoded by the coding sequence ATGATTGAGGTACGCACCTTCGAAGGTGACGCCTCCGAGGCGTCCTGGTTCCTCAACCGCGTCTGGCAATCCACCTACGGCAAGACGGCCCCGATCCCCGTCTGGGACAAGCGCTTCTGCGACTGGCGGCTGTTCCGGGATGGACAGGCGCCGCGCGACTACCTGCTGGCGGCGTACGAAGGGAAGACGCTGGTGGGCACCCTCTTCGCGGAGCCCGCGAAGCTGCGCCTGGGACGCCTGGAAGTGGACGGCAGCTATGGACTGCGGGCCACCGTCACGAACTCCCACCGGGGACAGGGCATTGGCGCGAAGCTCGCGCACGAACTGCTGCGGCGGCACCAGGACCGGGCGGCGCGGCTCACCCTGGGCTTCACGACCACGGAGCCCCGCCCGCCGGGCTTCTGGCGGCGCACGTGGAACACGCGCCTCTTCGGAGGGCTGGGGCTGTGGATGTATGCCTTTGATGCGCGAGCGCTCGCCCGCTGGTCCTTCACGGACAACGAGCGGAGGTTGTTCACGCTGGCGCATCCCTTCCTGCGGCACCGCTTCCGGGAGGCGGACACCCAGGGCATCCGCCCCTACCAGCCGGCGGACCTGGGCCACTGCACGGCGCTGGTCCACGACATGCTGCGCCCGGTGACGCTGGGCTACACGTACTCCACCGAGCAGTTGGCGGCCCAGCTCCAGTACCGCGACGTGCCCCGGACCTTCGTGCTGGAGCAGGACGGCGAGGTGCGCGGGCTGGTGAGCTCCCACAGCCTGTTGATGACGGGGGTGGGAGAGCTCACCGCGGAGGTCGTGGACCTGATGGCCTTCCACGCCTCCGTGTCCACCGAGGACCGGCAGCGGCTGCTCCAGGTGGCCATGCAGGACATGGAGCGCCGGGGCGTGGCGTTCGCGGGCATGCTGCGCGGGCCCGGCACCTCGGCCTGTCTGTTGTTGCGCGCGGGCTGGGTGCCGCTGCCCCGCCGCGCGAAGGTGACGTGCCTGATGCCCACCTGCGACCTGGACCTGCCCGCGGACCCGTGCGTCTTCACGCACCTGCGCTGA